AGCCGTCCCAGGAGTCCATCGACAGCTCCTTCTCCGGCCCGTCCTCCCGGTCCCGCTCGGCGAAGAACACCTGCTGGCCGAGCACGTCCCAGCGCGCCCGCGAGCGGCGGAACCCGTCGAGCAGCCACGCCTCCTGCTCGGCGCCGGTGATGGAGCGGGTGGGCAGCCCGGCGTCGGCGCACGTCTTCCAGCCGTCGCCGCACGCCTGGTCGTCGCGGTGCTGGCGGGTGTCGAGCATGTGGAAGTTGACCAGGCCGCCCCACCGGACCCGCCGGTAGAGCTGCATGTCGACGCCGTTCGGCTTCGCGCCGCGGCGCAGCGGCATGTTCTCGTAGTACGCCTGGAACGCCGCCGCGCGCCGGTCGGCGAACGCCGGGTCGGGCTGCTCGGGCACCTCGTCGGCCCAGTTGTTCTCGGTCTCGTGGTCGTCCCACACCACCAGCCACGGCGCCACCGAGTGCGCGAGCTGCAGGTCCTCGTCGGTCTTGTACTGGGCGTGCCGCAGCCGGTAGTCGGCCAGCGTGCGGGTCTCCGGGCCGAGCACCGCCCGCACGTCCGCCGCCTTCGCCGCGTACTCGTACTGGTAGTCGCCCAGGTGCAGGACGACGTCCGGGTGGTCCTCGGCGAGCCGCCGGTACGCGGTGAAGTAGCCCTCGCCGTAGTGCGCGCACGACGCGAAGCACATGGTCAGGTCCTGCCCGACGGCCCACGGCTCGGGCGTCGTGCGGGTCCGGCCGACGGCGGACAGGTGGTTGTCGACCTTGAACCGGTAGAAGTACTCGCGCCCGGGGCGCAGGCCGAACGTCTCCACGTGCACGCTGTGCGCGGACTCGGGGCGGGCGACCCGCACGCCCCGCCGCACCACGCGCCGGAAGCGCTCGTTCTCGGCCAGCTCCCAGTGCACCGGGACGACCCGGTTCGGCATGCCGCCGCGGCCGTCCCCGTCGAGCGGCCTCGGGGCCAGGCGCGTCCACAGCACCATGCCGTCGGAGCTGGGGTCGCCGGACGCGACGCCGAGGGTGAAGGGGTTGTCGAGCTTCGCGGAGCCCGCGCCGGTGGTCGCGAGGGCCGCACCGGCCACACCGCCGATGAGCAGGGAACGTCGGGTCACCGTGGTCATGTGCGACACCGTTGCCGATCAGGTTGGCGTCCGGGTGAACTCCGGTGTGACAGCAGTGGACCAGTTCACCCGACAGGTTCCGGGGGGCTCGTTGAAGCGTTGGCACTCGCATGGGTAGAGTGCTAGATGCACGGCGCCAGCAACCGCCCCGACCCCCGCGACGGCGGGGTGGCAGGAGCCGTAAACGCAACCTGCCAACGCTTTCGACGACCGTGGAGGTCAGCCCGGTGAGCGTGAACATCAAGCCGCTCGAGGACAAGATCGTCGTCCAGGCCAGCGAGGCCGAGACCACGACCGCTTCCGGCCTCGTGATCCCGGACACCGCGAAGGAGAAGCCCCAGGAGGGCAAGGTCATCGCGGTCGGCCCCGGCCGGATCGACGACAAGGGCAACCGCGTCCCCGTGGACGTGGCTGTCGGCGACGTCGTCATCTACTCCAAGTACGGCGGCACCGAGGTCAAGTACAACGGCGAGGAGTACCTCATCCTCTCCGCCCGCGACGTGCTGGCCGTCATCAACTGACGCTCGGCTGACACGCAAGGCGCCCCGGCGAACCCCTCACCGGGGCTTTCCCGGGGCGTTTCGCATCAAGAGAGGCGTGAGCAATGCCCAAGCAGATCAGCTTCGACGAGGACGCTCGTCGGGCCCTTGAGCGCGGTGTGAACAAGCTCGCGGACACGGTCAAGGTGACCCTCGGTCCGCGCGGCAGGCACGTCGTGCTCGACAAGAAGTTCGGCGGCCCGACCGTCACCAACGACGGCGTGACCATCGCCCGCGAGATCGAGCTGGACGACGCGTTCGAGAACCTGGGCGCCCAGCTCGCCAAGAGCGTCGCCACCAAGACCAACGACGTCGCCGGCGACGGCACGACGACCGCGACCGTGCTGGCCCAGGCCATGGTCCGGGTCGGCCTGCGCAACGTCGCCGCCGGCGCGAACCCGATGTCGCTCGGCGTCGGCATCCACGCCGCGGCCGAGGCCGTCGTGGACGCCCTCAAGGCCAAGGCCACCCCGGTCAAGGGCCGCGACAACATCGCCCAGGTCGGCACCGTCTCGTCCCGCGACGAGTCCATCGGCGCCCTGCTCGGCGAAGCCATCGAGAAGGTCGGCGAGGACGGTGTGATCACCGTCGAGGAGTCCTCCTCGATGGCCACCGAGCTGCAGATCACCGAGGGCGTGCAGTTCGACAAGGGCTACGTGTCGGCGCACTTCGCCACCGACCTGGAAGCCCAGGAGACGGTGTTCGAGGACGCCCGCATCCTGCTGCACCGCGAGAAGATCTCGGCGCTGGCCGACCTGCTGCCGATCCTGGAGAAGGTCGCCGAGGCCGGCAAGCCGCTGGTGATCATCGCCGAGGACGTCGAGGGCGAGGCGCTGTCCACCCTGGTCGTCAACGCCCTGCGCAAGACGCTGCGCGTGGTCGCGGTCAAGGCGCCGTACTTCGGCGACCGCCGCAAGGCGTTCCTGGACGACCTCGCGGTCGTCACCGGTGCCCAGGTCATCGCGGCCGAGGTCGGCCTGAAGCTGTCCGAGGCCAACCTCGACGTGCTGGGCTCCGCCCGGCGGGTCGTCGTGTCCAAGGACAACACGACCATCGTCGACGGCGGCGGCGCCAAGGCCGACGTGGCCGGTCGCGCGGAGCAGCTGCGCCGCGAGATCGAGGCCACCGACTCCGACTGGGACCGCGAGAAGCTGCAGGAGCGGCTGGCCAAGCTGTCCGGCGGCATCGCCGTGATCAAGGTCGGCGCGGCCACCGAGACCGAGCTGAAGGAGCGCAAGCACCGCATCGAGGACGCGGTGGCGGCGACCAAGGCCGCGGTCGAGGAGGGCATCGTCCCCGGCGGCGGTTCCGCCCTGGTGCACGCGGCCAAGGTGCTCGACGGCGGGCTCGACCTGTCCGGCGACGAGGCGACCGGTGTCGCGATCGTCCGCGAGGCCCTGGGCTCGGCGCTGTTCTGGATCGCCGCGAACGCGGGCCTCGAAGGCGCGGTCGTGGTGAACAAGGTGCGCGAGCAGGACTGGGGCTTCGGCCTCAACGCCGCCACCCTGGCCTACGGCGACCTGCTGGAAGCCGGGATCATCGACCCGGTGAAGGTGACTCGCTCGGCCGTCACCAACGCCGCTTCCATCGCCCGCATGGTGCTCACCACGGAGAGCGCCGTCGTGGAGAAGAAGGAAGAGGAGCCCGCCGCCGCCGGCGGTCACGGGCACGGCCACGGCCACGGCCACTGACCCGGTCCGGCTCGGTTCGGCGCGGTCCGGCTGAGTTCGGCTCGGCCGAGTTCGGCTCGGCCCGGTAGGGCGAACGGGAGGGGCGGCACCCACGAGGTGCCGCCCCTCCCGCGCGTTCGGCGTCAGACGGGCGTCAGCTGGCGCTTGCGCGCCTTGATGATGCTGTCCCGCTCGGACTCCGACAGGCCGCCCCAGATCCCGTACGGCTCCTGCACCGCCAGGGCGTGCCTCCTGCACATCTCCAGCACCGGGCACGACAGGCACACGGCCTTCGCCCGCGCCTCCCGTCGCGCCCGCGCCGGTCCGCGTTCCCCGTCCGGGTGGAAGAAGAACGCGCTGTCCATCCCGCGGCACGAGCCGCGCATCTGCCAGTCCCACAGATCCGCGTTGGGACCGGGAAGCCTTCGGGTGTCCGCCATCGAGACCGCCTCCTTGGCCCATGGACGAGAACTGCTCCATTCGGCTTAACGATGATCCACCGTAGAACCGCGCCAATACTTGTTCAAGGGGGCGGGAAGTCTTTTGGCGGCAATTCATTCGATGGGTGATCGGTTGGCGTTCAAACCCGAGTTGCCGGTGACGTCAGGTGAACGGACGATGTCAGCGTGACCACGCCCCCCGACCACGCCGGAACCGTGCCGGGAGGCGGGCGGGAAGCGGTTGCGGCGGAAGGTGATCCCGCGCATTCGGTGACTCTCTCGGTGGCCGCCGTGGCCCGCCGGCTGGGCGTGGCGCCGGCCACTCTCCGCACATGGGCCCGCCGCTACGGCCTCGGACCCAGTGATCACACAACCGGGCGACACCGCAAGTACGCGCCGCTCGACGTGGCCAGGTTGGAGCTGATGCAGCGGGCGCTGCTGCGCGGCGCGTCGTCCGCTGAGGCCGCCAAGTACGCCCTCTCCAGCCCGGTCGCGGCCCCTGGCGCGCCGTCGTCGGCGGACGGGGAACCGGACGGCGCCCCGGCGTCCGCGGGTGGGCGCGGGTTGAGGTTGCCGGCGGCGAACCGGCGGGCGCGCGGCGTCGGGCGGGCGGCGCTGGCGATGGACTCGGCGGCGGTGCAGGCGCTGCTGGCGGACGCCATCGAGGTGGACGGCGTGGCGGCGACCTGGGGGGAGGTGGTGCGCCCGGTGGTGGCCGCGATCGCGGCGAGGGGGGAGCACTCCGGGGCCGGGGTCGAGGTGTCGCGCCTGGTGGAGGAGTGCGTGCTGGCGGCGTTCGCGCGCGCGACGCCGATCGTCACGAGCCCGCGCAACCCCCGGCCCGTGCTGCTGGCGTGCATGCCGGGCGAGCGGCACGCCCTGCCGCTGCACGCGTTGGCCGCGGTGCTCGCGCAGCGTGGTGTCGGCGTCCGGCAGCTGGGGGCGGCGCTGCCCGCGGACGCCCTGGCGTCGGCCGTGCGGCGGACCGCGCCGGCGGCGGTCGTGCTGTGGGCTCAGCTGCCGCGCTACGCCGATCCGGGTGTCGTGGCGGCCCTGCCGAGGACCCGCCAGCAGGTGCGCGTGTTCACCGGGGGCCCCGGCTGGCACCGCGGCATCGTGCCGCAGCCGGCGGAGCGGATCGACGACCTGCCCTCGGCCGCCGACGCGATCGAGCGCGCCGTCTGCTGACCGGAGCGCCGCCTCCGACCTCGGCTTGCTCCGGCTGCCGGTGTGGCCGAGCGCGCCGTCCCGCTGACCGGAGCGCCTTGACCTCGGTTTGCCTCGGGTGTCGGTGTGGTCGAGCGCCGTCTGTTGAGCGGGGTGTCGCTCCCGACCTCGGCGGGCTTCGGTTGCCGGCGGGGTCGAGCGCGCCGTCCCGCTGACCGGAGCACCGCCTCCGACCTCTTGTTCCCCCTGCTCCGCAGGCGTGCTCAGTTGCCCTCCCGCTCCGCAGGGGTCCCCGGCAAGGGGACCCCTGCTTCTACCCTCCCAGAGGGGACTGACGATCCGGGGCGTCCGAGCGCTGCCTGTGGACAACCGGCGAAGTGGGGCGGTGGCTGTGGAGCGGGTCGGGGTGAGGCGGGCGGCGTTCGGGGATCGGCCCGAGGAGCAGGTGTGGGGTGCGTTGGGCGGGGGTGTGGAGGAGCGGTGGTTGGCGGGGGTGGTGCTCGGTGGGCAGGGGCACTACGCGGCGGCGGCTGCGGTGCTCGGTGGGCTGATCGCGGGAGGTGGGTTGTTCGGGTCGTTGGCGGCGTCGACGTTGGCCTCGCACCGGCGGCAGCTGGGTGGGCACGCGGTGGCGCGGGCGCTCGACGGGCGGGCGTTGGAGATGGTGGCCGACGCCGACGACGACCGGCGCGACGAGGACGACGTGGACGTGGCCGGCGCGCGGGCCGACGCGCTGCTCGGGTTGGCGGCCGACGCGGTCGGGCTCGGCAGGCTCGCCGAAGCGCGCCGGCTGCACGCGAGGGTCGAGTCGCGCGGGTGGCGCAGCCGGGTCCGGCACGGGTGGCTGGCCGCCGAGATCGCCTTGGCCGGCGGTCACCCGGAGCGGGCGGTGCACCCGGCCGAGGTGGCCGCCGCCACCGCCCGGGAGGCCGGCGCAACGCGACACACCCTCAAGTCCGACCTGGTCCTGGGCGCCGCACTGGTGGTGTGGGGGACACCCGGAAGCGTCGCCAGAGGGGTCGAAGTGCTACGCTGTGACCTAAATCACACTGACCGTCGAGGGCTTTTCTCGTTGTCCTGGCCGACGGCGCTCGTCCTGGCAAACGCCCAGGCAGACCGCACTATTGCGGAAAGCCAAAACGTGAAGGAAAGCGCCGAAAACGCTCTGAGCTGCGTGTTGCGCAGAGCCGACCCGCTCGGCCGCCGGTTGGCGGACCACTCGCCGTGGATCCCGACTGCGCTGCTCCGTTCCGGGGAACCCCCGAACGCAGAAGCTGAGACGAACTTCTTGACGGATTAAGCACCGGATCGTGTCAAGGTTCGGCCTCTAGCGTCCGATAGGGGATGTGGAACGTCACTCGGCTGCAGGAAGGAGTCCCCGTGACCACGGTCCTTATTTGCGACGACCGGCGCAGTGTGCGGGAGGGTCTCACCCGCGTGATGTCGGCTGTCCCAGGGGTTAGCCGCATCGACTGCGTAGCGCACGGTGACGAGTTGTTGGCTCGGTTCTCTCGGCAGCCGGTCGACGTCGTACTGGTTGGCACCCAGCGCGCCGTCCCGACCGGGGTCGAAGCGACCCGACGACTCGTCTCGGCCAACCCGCAGGCAAACGTCATCGTCTTCGGCGCACCGGACGACGCGGGCAGCATCGCCGCCGCGATCGCCGGCGGAGCCCGCGGCTACCTCCGCTGGGACGCCTCGCGTCCCGAGCTGGTGGCCGCCCTGGCGCACACCCTCGCGAGCACCAGCGTGCCCGCGCCGCGCCAGCCGTCGGACCCGGGCGTCCAGCTCACCGAGCGCGAGCTCCAGGTGCTGCGCGGGATGAGCCAGGGCAAGAGCAACGGGCAGATCGGGCGTGAGCTGTACCTGTCGGAGGACACGGTGAAGACGCACGCCCGGCGCCTGTTCCGCAAGCTCGGCGTGCGCGACCGCGCCCAGGCCGTCGCGCACGGCTTCCGGCGCGGTCTGGTGTCCTAGGACTCGGGGACCAAGCGCAGGGACTGAGGGCTCGAACCCGTCGGAGGCGTCCGGCGGGTCGCCCCGCCACATCCCCCCAGGCCCGGCCCGGTGACGTCACCGTCACCGGGCCGCCGCGCGTCCACGGGGTGTCGGCTGGTCGGGTGAGGTCGAAAGACCCCTTCTGGACCCCGTTGCCGAACTTCCGCCCGGCGGACCGGTACGGTGAGCATCACCAGTACGGGCGACGTCGATCGTCCCGTGCTGTTCTTTGTCGGTACGCCTACGCGTAACACCAGGGCAGTTGTCTGCGATGACCAACTTGGGGGACGGACTGGACGCCGAAGTGGGCGCAGCCGTCGATGGCGACCGCCACGCGATCGAGCGGCTCCTGGCATCCATCCGGCCCCTCGTGGTGCGGTACTGCCGCGCCAGAGTCGGAAGGCAGGAGAGGTCTTTCGCTTCGGCGGACGACGTGGCCCAGGAGGTGTGTCTCGCGGTGCTGACGGCCCTGCCCAGCTATCGCGACCAGGGTCGGCCGTTCTTGGCGTTCGTCTACGGGATCGCCGCGCACAAGGTGGCCGACGCGCATCGCTCCGCAGCCCGGAACCGGTCCGAACCGGTCCCGGAGGTCCCCGACGCCCCCGAGACGGAAGCCGGGCCCGAGCAGCGCGCCATGCAGGGCGAGCTGTCCGAGCGGATGGCGGTCCTCCTCAAGGTCCTTCCGGAGAAGCAGCGGGAGATCCTGCTGCTCCGAGTGGTCGTCGGCCTGTCGGCCGAAGAGACCGCCGACGCGGTCGGCTCCACGCCGGGCGCGGTACGGGTGGCGCAACACCGCGCCCTGGCCCGCCTTCGCAAGACGTTGGCAGCGGAGGAGGTGGTCTGAGTGGCTGACCAGCACGAGAAGGGCAACGGAGAAGTCGTGCGCGGACGAGATGAGAGACCGCCGCAGCCTGAAGACACCCTGGCTGAAGACACCGCGGTCGGACCTGGGGACGACCTCGCGGGCATCCGGGCTGACGACGCCCTGCTCGACGCACTGGGCGGGCGGGACGGCGACGTGCCGGACTCGCTCGTCGACGACGAGCTGAACGCGCTGCTGCTGGCCTGGCGGCACGAGGTCGAGAGCCCGCCCATGGGCGAGCTGGTCGACACCGACACGGCGGTCGCCACGATCGCCGCCGCCCGCCCCCAGCCCCGCAGGCACCGCTTCCTCATCCCGCTGGCGAGCGCCGCCGCCGTGCTGGCGATCGCGTTCACCGGGATGAGCCTGGTCGCGCGGGACGCCGAGCCCGGCGACGCGCTCTGGGGCCTGACCAGGGTCCTCTACTCCGAGCACGCGCGGTCGGTGGAAGCCGCCGTCGCCGTGCGCAGCGACCTCGACAGCGCGGGCGCCGCCCTGCGCGAGGGCCGGTACAGCGAGGCGCGCGACGCGCTGCTGAAGGCGAGCGAGGGCCTGCCCGCGGTCTCGCCGGACGACGGCAAGGACGACCTGGTCCAGCGGCACGAGTCGCTGCTGGAGGCGCTGACCAGCACCACGCCGACGCCGAGCGGCACCTCCACCGCGGTCGTGCCGTCCACGACGACCCAGCTCCCGACGACGCTGGCCACCCAGCCGTCGAACAACCCGACGACCACGACCGCGCCGGTCACCACCACGATCGCGCCGACGACGACCACCGAGCCGATCCCGACCACGGACGGCACGGCGCCGCCGCCGCCGCCCACGTCGGACGTGCCGTCCGGGGGTCAGACCAAGGTCGGGTCGGAGACGCCGGGTTCGACCGACGGCACCCAGAGCACCACCGAGAACTGACCGCTGTGACGAAGCCCGCTCCCGATCGGGGGGCGGGCTTCGTCACACCTTCAGCGGGCGCTCTCGGTCGCGGTGACCCCGTCCGCGTAACCGCGGCAGTACTCCCAGCTGACGTAGGACGTCGGGTCCGGGTCGTACGCGGGCTCGTGCGGGCGCATCCGACCGTCGGACAGCAGCTGCTCCAGGCTCGACCGCAGCAGCGCCCAGTCGTGGTAGTGCGGCTCCTGGCACTCGCCGCAGTCCACCACGATGCCCCGGACACCACGGGGTTCCAGCAGTGCCTGGTACACGGCGAGGTCGCTGAGGTCGCCGACCAGCTCGGCCCGCTCGGCGTCGTCCATCGGCGGGTGGTCGTGGTCGTGGTCGGGCTCGCCGAGGGCCCGGGCCGGGTCCTCCGGGTCGCCCGCGAACGGGTCTGGTGGCAACGCGTCGTGCGGCACGACCCCGCACGGTACCGGGCCGACCCCCGACCCCGTCCAGATACCATGACCTGAACCCATCGCCGCCTGTGGAAACCCGATCCGCGGCGGCGGGATCGCCGCACGACGGAAGGCAAGCCAGCCGCCATGACCAGCGAGCTCAACGCTGACGGAGTCCCGCCCAAGTTCGCCATGCTGGGACTGACCTTCGACGACGTACTGCTGCTGCCCGCCGAGTCCGAGATCGTCCCGAGCGGTGTGGACACGGCGACCAGGCTGTCGCGCAACATCACGCTGCGGGTCCCGCTGGCATCGGCCGCGATGGACACCGTGACCGAGGGCCGGATGGCCATCTCCATGGCGCGCCAGGGCGGCATCGGCGTGCTGCACCGCAACCTGTCCCTGGAGGAGCAGGCCCGCCAGGTCGAGACGGTCAAGCGGTCCGAGGCGGGCATGGTGAGCGACCCCGTCACGTGCACCCCGGACGACACGATCCGCCACGTCGACGAGCTGTGCGCCCGCTACCGGATCTCCGGCGTGCCGGTGACCGACGCCGCGGGCAAGCTGGTCGGCATCATCACCAACCGCGACATGCGGTTCGAGGTCGACCACTCGCGCAAGGTCAGCGAGGTGATGACCAACGGTCCGCTGGTCACCGCGCAGGTCGGCGTGTCGGCCGAGGCCGCGCTGGGCCTGCTGCGCAGGCACAAGGTCGAGAAGCTGCCGATCGTGGACGGCGACGGCAAGCTGCGCGGCCTGATCACGGTCAAGGACTTCGTCAAGACCGAGCAGTACCCGAACGCCTCGAAGGACCCGGACGGCAGGCTGCTGTGCGCCGCCGCGATCGGCGTCGGCGAGGACAGCTTCGCGCGGGCGATGGCGCTGGCCGAGGCGGGCGTCGACGTGATCATGGTCGACACGGCGCACGGCCACCAGCGCAACGTGCTGGAGATGGTCGCCAGGGTGAAGAAGGAGCTGGGCGACGCGGTGGACGTGGTCGGCGGCAACGTCGCCACCCGCGCGGGCGCGCAGGCGCTGGTGGACGCGGGCGCGGACGGCGTGAAGGTCGGCGTCGGCCCCGGCTCGATCTGCACCACGCGCGTCGTCGCCGGTGTCGGCGTGCCGCAGATCACCGCGATCTACGAGGCCAGCCTGGCGTGCGCGCCGGTGGGCGTGCCGATCATCGGCGACGGCGGCATCCAGTACTCCGGCGACATCGCCAAGGCCATCGCGGCGGGCGCGAGCGCGGTCATGCTCGGCAGCCTGCTGGCGGGCACCGCCGAGTCGCCGGGCGAGCTGGTGCTGGTCAACGGCAAGCAGTTCAAGACCTACCGCGGCATGGGCTCGCTGGCGGCGCTGCAGGGCCGCGGCGAGGGCAAGTCGTACTCGAAGGACCGCTACTTCCAGGACGACGTGCTGTCCGAGGACAAGCTGGTGCCCGAGGGCATCGAGGGCCGCACGCCGTTCCGCGGGCCGCTGTCGACCGTGGTGCACCAGCTCGCGGGCGGCCTGCGCGCCGCGATGGGGTACACCGGGTCGAGGACGATCGCCGACCTGCAGCAGAAGCAGCTGGTGCGGATCACGGCGGCCGGGCTCAAGGAGAGCCACCCGCACGACATCACCATGACCGTCGAAGCCCCGAACTACACGACCCGCTGAACCGGATCGCCCTGGGCTAGGGTTCCCGGGCCCCGCCAGCTCCACGGAAGGACGAACAAGGTGCGCGATCTGGTCGAGATCGGCATGGGCCGGACCGCGAGGCGGGCCTACGAACTGGACGACCTGGAGATCATCCCGTCCCGCAGGACCCGGTCCTCCAAGGACGTCTCGACGGCGTGGCAGATCGACGCCTACCGGTTCGAGATCCCGCTGATCACCCACCCGACGGACGCGATCGTGTCGCCGGGCACGGCGGTCGCGGTCGGCGAGCTGGGCGGCCTGGGCGTCCTCAACGCGGAGGGCCTGTGGGCCCGGCACGGCGACGTCGAGGAGGCGTTGTTCCGGCTGGTCCAGTCGGTGGAGGACACCGACGACCCGGCCGCGCCGGTGAAGGTGCTGCAGGAGCTGCACGCCGAGCCGGTGCGGATGGACCTGATCGCCGAGGCGATCAAGCAGGTGCGCGAGTCGGGCGTCACGGTGGCCGTGCGGGTCAGCCCGCAGCGGGCGGCCGAGCTGACCCCGGACCTGCTGGCGGCGGGCGTGGAGATCCTGGTCGTGCAGGGCACGATCATCTCGGCCGAGCACGTGTCGCGCGACGGCGAGCCGCTGAACCTGAAGTCGTTCATCGCCGACCTGGACATCCCGGTGATCGCGGGCGGCGTCGGCGACTACCGGACCGCGATGCACCTGATGCGCACGGGCGCGGCGGGCGTGATCGTCGGCTACGGCTACACGCCGGGCGTCACCACGACCGACTCGGTGCTGGGCATCGGCGTGCCGATGGCCACGGCGATCGCCGACGCGGCCGCGGCGCGGCGCGACTACCTGGACGAGACCGGTGGCCGGTACGTGCACGTGATCGCCGACGGCGGCGTGCTGACCAGCGGTGACATCGCGAAGTCGATCGCCTGCGGCGCGGACGCGGTGATGCTGGGCGAGCCGCTGGCGTCGGCGTCCGAGGCGCCGGGCCAGGGCCTGTACTGGACCGCCTCGTCGGCGCACCCGTCGGTGCCGCGCAGCCACGTGTCCACCGGCGTGGACCAGGTGGTGGACCTGCGCAAGCTGCTGTTCGGGCCGTCCGTCGACCCGCGCGGCGTGACGAACCTGTTCGGCTCGCTGCGCCGGGCGATGGCGAAGACCGGCTACTCGGACCTCAAGGAGTTCCAGAAGGTCGGCCTGACGATCAGGGGGTGATCGCTCGGCGGACGGCGGCCCGGTTGCCGGGA
This genomic window from Saccharothrix sp. HUAS TT1 contains:
- a CDS encoding GuaB3 family IMP dehydrogenase-related protein, which translates into the protein MRDLVEIGMGRTARRAYELDDLEIIPSRRTRSSKDVSTAWQIDAYRFEIPLITHPTDAIVSPGTAVAVGELGGLGVLNAEGLWARHGDVEEALFRLVQSVEDTDDPAAPVKVLQELHAEPVRMDLIAEAIKQVRESGVTVAVRVSPQRAAELTPDLLAAGVEILVVQGTIISAEHVSRDGEPLNLKSFIADLDIPVIAGGVGDYRTAMHLMRTGAAGVIVGYGYTPGVTTTDSVLGIGVPMATAIADAAAARRDYLDETGGRYVHVIADGGVLTSGDIAKSIACGADAVMLGEPLASASEAPGQGLYWTASSAHPSVPRSHVSTGVDQVVDLRKLLFGPSVDPRGVTNLFGSLRRAMAKTGYSDLKEFQKVGLTIRG